DNA from Asticcacaulis sp. ZE23SCel15:
TTGTGGCTGCTGCCTTCCGGCCCTGACCAGATTGGCGAGGCCTTCGCCCGCGCGATCTCAGGGGCTATATGCGTATTTTGGGGCGTGGATGCAAGAGGGAATCTTAGGGAGCGCTTTACAGCCCGCTTACACCGATCACGAACATGCGTCTTAAAGCCTTACGCCGATGGGCGTATCATGAGCAAAATAAGGAGGACGACCATGACTGAGCATGCCCATCCTAACAATCAGGACAATATCATCGTCGAAAACTACGATGTCGAACCGGCCCATTATAACGAAGATAAGTTGTCGCTGAAACGATCCTATCTGGAATGGATCGGTCTGGGTCTTGCTGTTACAGCGACCGCGTTTCAGACCGTATTTACGGTCATTTTTCTGAGCCATTTTTTGACGGTTTAAATAACCTCGCCACCGCGTAAAATTAGCGTGCTATCTGGCACAACCAACGTCCAGGCTTCGTCGTGGGTTAAGGGTTGGGTGGCGATAACGATGACCTTATCGTCGGGCGTGGTCTCAGCCGCGAAATCAACCCGCACGTCCTCGTCGATAAGGGTCGCGGTGCCAAACGGCGCTTCGCGTTTAATATAGCAAAGCTTTTTTGAACAGGACGCATACAGTGAGCGCCCATCGGTCAGCAGGGCATTGAACACGCCCATAGCCCGCACTTGCGCAAACAGGTCCGAAATTTCCCGATCAAGTACCTTGGGCGGCGGGCATTCCGGGAAGGTCTTGACCAGATAATCCATGACAAAACAAAAGGCATGTTCGGAATTGGTTGTGCCTATGGGCCGGAAAAAACTTAAAGGCAAATCCTTCACGCCTTTAAGCTGGCCATTGTGGGCAAAGGTCCAGGCCCGTCCCCACAGTTCGCGGGTAAAGGGATGGGTATTTTCCAGCGCTACGCGGCCACGATTGGCTTTGCGGACATGGGCGATGACCATACGGCTCTTGATCGGATAGTTCTTAACCAGCGCCGCCAATTCCGACTGGGCCGACGGGTTCGGATCATGAAAGCTGC
Protein-coding regions in this window:
- a CDS encoding class II glutamine amidotransferase, translating into MCELLGMNANVPTDIRFSFAALAKRGGETGPHKDGWGISFYENKGCRSFHDPNPSAQSELAALVKNYPIKSRMVIAHVRKANRGRVALENTHPFTRELWGRAWTFAHNGQLKGVKDLPLSFFRPIGTTNSEHAFCFVMDYLVKTFPECPPPKVLDREISDLFAQVRAMGVFNALLTDGRSLYASCSKKLCYIKREAPFGTATLIDEDVRVDFAAETTPDDKVIVIATQPLTHDEAWTLVVPDSTLILRGGEVI